The genomic interval CTTGTCAAAGACGGCTTTCAAGGTAAGGTCTTTACCACAAAGGCAACGGTGGATTTATGCGGTGTTTTGTTGCTCGATTCTGCACACATACAGGAGCGTGATGCGGAGTGGGAAAATAAGAGGAGAATCAGGGCAGGAAAATCCCTGATTAAGCCCGCCTATACCATCCAGGAAGCTGTCGATAGTATTGCCTATTTCCAGGGAGTTAACTACAACGAAACAATAGACCTTGGTAACGGGATTAAGGTAAGATTTCGTGATGCGGGCCACATCCTGGGTTCTGCCATAGTTGAGTTATGGGTAAAGGAAGATACCGGGGAAAAGAGGCTCATTTTTTCCGGCGATCTTGGTCAGAAGAATTTACCCTTAGTCAAAGACTTTACCCCCATTGAAGAAGGGGATTTTGTCTTTATAGAATCTACGTATGGAAACCGAATGCATAAAGGTGTGAATGAAACCATTGATGAATTCGCCAGGGCTGTAACAGAATCCTTAAAAAGGGGGGGCAATGTGATCATTCCTTCCTTTGCTGTAGGCCGTACACAGGATATTCTTTATATTTTGAATCAATTGGCCAGAGAAGGAAAATTAAATTCACTCAGAGTCTTCGTAGATAGCCCTTTGGCATTGCAGGCTACACGCATTACCGTTAAACATCCTGAGTGTTTGGATAAAGAGACCTTAGCGCTTATAAAAGAAGAGAATTTTTTTAAAAATAATTTTGTTGTGAAGTTTACAGAGTCAGCGGAAGATTCTATGGAAATCAACAAGATTAAGGGTGGGGCTGTCATCATATCTGCAAGCGGGATGTGCGAGGCCGGTCGCATTCGTCATCATCTGAAGCATAACCTGTGGCGTCCGGAATGCAGCATCATTTTTGTTGGATTTCAAGCACAAGGCACGCTCGGCCGCATGATCGTAGACGGGGCTAAAAAGGTAAGGATCTTTGGGGAAGAGATTGCCGTGAAGGCCGGGATTTATACCATCGGTGGTCTTTCAGCTCATGCCGATCGGGATGAACTCCTTGACTGGCTCAGTAAATTCAAAAGGAAGCCACAGCGTGTCTTTGTAATGCACGGTGAAGAGGATACTGCTCTTGGCTTTGCCGAAACTATTCGAAACCAATTAAACCTTGATACGTATGTGCCCAGCAGTTTGGAAGAGATACAGATAATATAAATGCAAAGATAAAAAATCAAAATGTAAAGATAATTTCAAATTTTTAATCTCTGGTCTTTGGTTTTATAGGGTGCTTCGTAGTCTATAAATGAAGTGGTTGGAGTAGGGTGCGTT from Candidatus Brocadia sp. carries:
- a CDS encoding MBL fold metallo-hydrolase: MKIQFVGAARTVTGSCCHIRTKDANILVDCGAFQGTRENEKRNVSPFPFKASEVQYLLLTHAHLDHSGLIPKLVKDGFQGKVFTTKATVDLCGVLLLDSAHIQERDAEWENKRRIRAGKSLIKPAYTIQEAVDSIAYFQGVNYNETIDLGNGIKVRFRDAGHILGSAIVELWVKEDTGEKRLIFSGDLGQKNLPLVKDFTPIEEGDFVFIESTYGNRMHKGVNETIDEFARAVTESLKRGGNVIIPSFAVGRTQDILYILNQLAREGKLNSLRVFVDSPLALQATRITVKHPECLDKETLALIKEENFFKNNFVVKFTESAEDSMEINKIKGGAVIISASGMCEAGRIRHHLKHNLWRPECSIIFVGFQAQGTLGRMIVDGAKKVRIFGEEIAVKAGIYTIGGLSAHADRDELLDWLSKFKRKPQRVFVMHGEEDTALGFAETIRNQLNLDTYVPSSLEEIQII